In a single window of the Thermococcus sp. EP1 genome:
- a CDS encoding iron ABC transporter permease: MKKLIFLLLSSIVLILLGIAVGSVRISFGEILSSFSLKTLKMAFSNPNSLRGNTYIVLQIRLPRVLLAYFVGVSLASAGTASQALFKNPLADPYIIGISGGAAVGASIAALYFPPYMSFFALLGALLAVFTVYRIAKVNGHIPVDTLLLAGIALGFFTSALTSYLLYVGRESIHNVIFWLMGTFNGAMWKEVRVVMLSSVLGTLFLFLSWKELNLLLLGEESISMGLDINLYRKLIIGVISLLTSFAVATSGIIGFVGLISPHAMRLVFGPNHKRLLPASALFGGSLMVFADLIARSLLSPTEVPVGIITALFGAPFFIYLLMKKKRGELLG, translated from the coding sequence ATGAAAAAGTTAATATTCCTATTGCTCTCATCCATTGTATTAATACTCTTGGGAATAGCTGTGGGTTCTGTTAGGATATCCTTTGGAGAAATTCTTTCATCATTCAGTTTGAAAACTTTGAAAATGGCATTTTCAAATCCAAATTCACTTCGAGGCAATACTTACATTGTGCTTCAAATACGACTGCCAAGGGTTTTATTGGCGTATTTTGTTGGAGTAAGCTTGGCATCTGCTGGTACGGCTTCTCAAGCTCTCTTTAAAAATCCGCTCGCAGATCCATATATTATTGGGATAAGTGGAGGTGCTGCAGTAGGGGCTTCAATAGCAGCCCTTTATTTTCCTCCTTATATGAGTTTTTTTGCTTTGCTTGGTGCCCTATTAGCAGTTTTCACGGTCTACAGGATCGCGAAGGTAAATGGACATATTCCAGTTGATACGTTGCTTTTAGCTGGAATCGCACTTGGATTTTTCACAAGTGCTTTGACCTCTTATCTTCTTTATGTCGGGAGAGAGAGTATCCATAATGTTATTTTCTGGCTCATGGGAACTTTCAATGGAGCGATGTGGAAGGAAGTGAGAGTGGTTATGCTCTCATCAGTTTTAGGAACATTGTTCCTATTTCTAAGCTGGAAAGAATTAAATTTGCTTCTTTTGGGAGAGGAGAGTATTTCAATGGGGTTGGATATCAATTTGTATCGGAAACTTATTATAGGTGTTATATCGCTCCTCACTTCTTTTGCTGTAGCAACCAGTGGGATAATAGGTTTCGTGGGTCTAATAAGTCCTCATGCCATGAGATTGGTATTTGGGCCTAACCATAAGAGATTACTTCCAGCTTCTGCACTTTTTGGAGGTAGCTTAATGGTCTTCGCTGACCTTATTGCAAGAAGTTTACTCAGTCCTACTGAAGTGCCAGTAGGAATAATAACTGCCCTTTTTGGTGCTCCGTTTTTTATCTACCTTTTGATGAAGAAGAAGAGGGGTGAGCTCCTTGGTTAA
- a CDS encoding ABC transporter ATP-binding protein: MVKLEVKISFSYGEKEVLKDVFFSTKRGKLLAIVGPNGAGKSTLLKCLVGILKPRGYAKLDGIDLLSLKPKERAYYISYVPQTSYPEFAFTVEEFVELGTYATGGSVEDALKRVGMGDRSHELVTKLSGGEYQLILTARALAQGSEVMLLDEPTSHLDINHALQVMNLLKELKEEKIVIAVMHDLNLALNYADTLLILNNGKVHWMGSPSELIPETLEEVYHVKARIKDVEGLRLVTAF; the protein is encoded by the coding sequence TTGGTTAAGCTTGAAGTTAAAATATCTTTTTCCTATGGGGAAAAGGAGGTTCTTAAGGATGTTTTCTTCTCAACTAAAAGGGGAAAACTTCTGGCTATTGTAGGCCCTAATGGGGCTGGAAAATCAACCCTTCTCAAGTGTTTGGTTGGAATTTTAAAGCCTCGAGGTTATGCAAAATTGGATGGTATAGATCTTTTAAGCTTAAAACCGAAAGAGAGAGCTTACTATATCTCTTACGTTCCTCAAACGTCCTATCCAGAATTTGCTTTCACTGTTGAAGAGTTTGTTGAACTTGGAACTTATGCCACCGGAGGAAGTGTGGAAGATGCCCTAAAACGAGTTGGGATGGGAGATAGGAGCCATGAATTGGTAACAAAGTTGAGTGGTGGAGAATATCAGCTAATTTTAACAGCAAGGGCACTAGCACAAGGAAGCGAAGTTATGTTGCTTGATGAACCCACATCTCATTTGGACATTAATCATGCCCTTCAGGTAATGAACCTCTTAAAAGAACTGAAAGAGGAGAAAATTGTTATAGCTGTTATGCATGATCTGAATCTTGCTTTGAATTATGCGGATACTCTTTTAATTCTCAATAATGGGAAAGTGCATTGGATGGGCAGTCCATCAGAGCTCATTCCAGAAACTCTGGAAGAGGTTTACCATGTGAAAGCAAGGATAAAAGATGTTGAAGGCCTGAGGCTTGTCACAGCATTTTAA